AAAATGAAAAATTTGTTTATAGAATAGGTTACAACCGCAGTGGCCAGACCGATGATGATTTGTGATATAAGATAGTTTATATGTAGAAATTCGACGAAAACATACAGCGCGTAGGTATTGATCGCTAGGTTTATGAGAGCGACAGAAAAGTAGATAATGAGCTCGCGATGCGCGCCTTTGAGTGTGCGCTTACCGAATGTCCAAAACTTCTGCAGGAAGAAGCTTATCCAGAATGCGATAATCCAAGCGATTATCGATGAGTATATATAATGTATGCCGAGAAAGTGGGTGAAGGCGAAAAGGAGCGCAATATCAGTCCAAGCCGACGTGCCACCAGCTATAATATACTTGATTACACGGCGGTGGGCGCGAGTATATTTATCTATTCTCGGGAATGTCTCCTCGAACAGACTTTTTAAACTTTCGTAATGTCTAAGCATGAAGAGATTCGAACAAATTGCGCATACGCATCCCTACAGACTGCCACGAATAGCCTGATTTGACCAGCTCATAACCGCCTTTACTCACATGTTCATACAGTGCAGGATTTTGAACCAAACGTGTGACTGCTTGGGCAAAATTTTCTGGACTTTCCGGCTCGCAGAAAATACCCGTCTCGCCGTCCTTAAGAAAATCCGGGATACCGCCAACAGGTGTGCCTATAATAGGCACACCTTGTGCCATCGCCTCAAGGAATGAACTACCGAGCCCTTCTGTGCGGGACGGCCGTACGAAAATGTCACCTTGTTTAAGATATTCTATCGCCTGCTCATACGGTACTGCTTGATCTAACGTGACTCGTCCCGCCACATCAAGCTCTTTCGCAAGTTTAATTAGATTCTCTCGTTCAGCCCCATCGCCAACATTCTTAAATATAATATTCTCCGGCAACACTTTAAGCGCGCGTATCACGATATCAAATCCATTCTTCTTCTCGAGTCTCGAATTGGAAATCAGAATTATCTCCTGTGGAGGTCCGACCTCCGAAAAATTCGGAGGTCGGACCTCCACAGGGACTTCAACCCCATTCGGCACCACTATCGGCATCCCGCGGAAACCCATCTGCTTGCCGAAGCTCGCTAGATAATTTGATATCGCCTGAATAGCGTCGGCTTTTTCAAAAAGCAGACGGAAGAGCGGGCGCAGAATTCCTACACGCTTCATGATGTGTTCTATCGGATCGCCCTCCTGAAGCGTGAGTAAAAGTGGCGTACGCGAGAAAAATATTTTGTACAAAAGCGCAATCCCGCCAGAGTATCCGGCCATAATAGACCAGGAAAAATCATAAGGCTGTTTGAATGTAAGTCTTACTGCTTTTAGAAATCCTCCGACAATATAGCCATATTTTGTCGGCCAGGCGATTCTGTATATCGTTATATTATTTTTGGTCTCGATACTTTGCCACTCTGTATTAAATTTCCAAGTTATCACGTCGAAGTGAATGTCGGGATTGAGCTCCATGATTTTGCGCGGCGCAATCTCCCCTCCGCTTTCGAACGGATAAAATGCCAGGGAGAATATTATTACTCTTTTCTCTGAATTCACGGTCTTTTGGTATTCCCGAATCGCTGCCGTTTATCATCTTCGGTCACTTGGACCGTGCGGCGGAGGACATCCTCGGGTATCTCTTTTATAACCTGTTGGAGGGGTGCATTGGTTACTTGCTGTTTTGCCGGTTCTGGGGCTTGAATTATGACTTTTGGCGGTGTAGGTGGCGGAGGCGTGGGTATAACAGGTTGCGAGATAACAGGCTTGGGCACGAAAGGCGGAGTAACTGGTTTCGGTGGCATCGGCGTCGGAAGCGGTGTTACAACAGTGCGCTTAAGAACATCTTTTTCTAAAACGTTTTTGATCGTTTTCTGTAGTTCGCTCAAATTGCTCTCGCCTTTTTCTTCAAGCTTTTTTAATACCATCGGCTTGCTGGCCTCGGGAATTTTCGGTTCATCGGGTTCGACTTCCAGCCTTAGAGCGCTCGCCAGATCACTGCTTGCCCCGGCCTTCTGAATTTTCTTTTTTATTTCTTTTATACTGTCGAACTGCGTGCTCGCCCGCGCCATACGTTGCATGAGAGAGTCAGCCGGCCGTGGTATCGACTTGTTTGCTGACGACGCAGTAGAATATGCTTGCCTCTGACCGGGTTCAGCTTCAAACTCAATACCCAAGCTTGCTAGCCCAGAGATGCCATGATTGGTGGCAAGACTAGATGATATTGGTACTGTCTGATTTGTGGCGGGTTTGGACGATTCCGTGGGGTTCGTCGGCCGAACAGACGCGGGTGTGTCTGTTTTAGGCGCCGGTTCTGCTCCGGCGGGCATCATTCCACTCCAGTCATTAATCTCTCGTTCAACCACTTCTCGCGATCGGCAGTAGCGTTTGTGCGAAGCGTCGATAATCTCATCCGCCGTACAGACCTCACCTTCAGCCTTCGCCGGGGGCAAAGTGTAGGCAGAGAATGGCCGGCTGGTAACGCCGTCTATCATGAGGCGAGTGTAAATTTGGTAGTTCGGCAAGTTAACCATGTCGGGCGCGAGGAAGTCGGGGGTGAGTTCTTTCTCGAGGAACTCTGCGTCATCGGCACCGACGCGGAATATCACCATTGTACCGGCATTACCAAATACCGCATCGCGCACCTTGGTCGAGTTATCTTCGGCTAATTGCCCGATATATTGATGCGCGATAATAAGGTCGAGACGATATTTGCGCGCCTCGGAGAGAATATCGGCAAACGAGTCGGTCGCGAAATTCTGGAACTCATCTACATACAGATAGAAGTCTTCGCGATCTTTCTCTGGTATGCGCACGCGTTCCATTGCGGATAGTTGGATCTTGGTGATAAACATTGAACCAAGAAGGTCGGAGTTATCTTCGCCAATGCGCCCCTTCGATACGTTAAGCAAGATTATCTTGCGCTCATTCATCATGTCGTAGAGGTTGATAGTGCTCTTCTTCTGGCCGACTATATTTCTGACGAGAGAAGTAGACAAGAATTGCCCGACTTTATTCTGAATTGGCGCAATCGCCTCACTGCGGAACTTCTCTTGCCAGTTCTCGTATTCGTTAATCCAGAATGTCAGCACCACCGGGTCTTTAATATTCGCCACAATCCTCTGACGATAATTTTTGTCTACCAAAAGTCGCGGAATGCCGAGTAGCGTCGAACCCGGCGTATCGAGAAGCGCCAAGACGCAGTTGTTCATTATATATTCCATTCTCGCCGACCAGACGTTAGCCCAGATCTTCGTGAAGATTCCCATAAGACCTGATGCGATTAAATGTTTCTTCTCCGGATCGTCGAGCTCGAGCACGTTGAAGCCGGTGTGGAAGGCCGGATCGGCCGGATTAATGTAGACAACATCATTCAAGCGATGTTTGGGAATTTGGGCGAGCAAGCCCTCCACGAATTCTCCGTGCGGGTCGACGACGCAAAGCCCCGCGCCATTGCGAATGTCTTGGACGGCCAAATTATTTAAAAGCACCGTCTTGCCGGTACCCGACTTGCCGATAATATAAAAATGCTGTCGGCGGTCTTTGTGTTTAATACCGAAACGCACGCGCTTGTCGCGATGATTAGTCTCGGCGAAATAGGTTACTCGATTGTCCTCTAGCATGAGTATAATTCTAGCATAAAATCGTGAATGC
Above is a window of Candidatus Paceibacterota bacterium DNA encoding:
- a CDS encoding glycosyltransferase family 4 protein, with amino-acid sequence MNSEKRVIIFSLAFYPFESGGEIAPRKIMELNPDIHFDVITWKFNTEWQSIETKNNITIYRIAWPTKYGYIVGGFLKAVRLTFKQPYDFSWSIMAGYSGGIALLYKIFFSRTPLLLTLQEGDPIEHIMKRVGILRPLFRLLFEKADAIQAISNYLASFGKQMGFRGMPIVVPNGVEVPVEVRPPNFSEVGPPQEIILISNSRLEKKNGFDIVIRALKVLPENIIFKNVGDGAERENLIKLAKELDVAGRVTLDQAVPYEQAIEYLKQGDIFVRPSRTEGLGSSFLEAMAQGVPIIGTPVGGIPDFLKDGETGIFCEPESPENFAQAVTRLVQNPALYEHVSKGGYELVKSGYSWQSVGMRMRNLFESLHA
- a CDS encoding type IV secretion system DNA-binding domain-containing protein encodes the protein MLEDNRVTYFAETNHRDKRVRFGIKHKDRRQHFYIIGKSGTGKTVLLNNLAVQDIRNGAGLCVVDPHGEFVEGLLAQIPKHRLNDVVYINPADPAFHTGFNVLELDDPEKKHLIASGLMGIFTKIWANVWSARMEYIMNNCVLALLDTPGSTLLGIPRLLVDKNYRQRIVANIKDPVVLTFWINEYENWQEKFRSEAIAPIQNKVGQFLSTSLVRNIVGQKKSTINLYDMMNERKIILLNVSKGRIGEDNSDLLGSMFITKIQLSAMERVRIPEKDREDFYLYVDEFQNFATDSFADILSEARKYRLDLIIAHQYIGQLAEDNSTKVRDAVFGNAGTMVIFRVGADDAEFLEKELTPDFLAPDMVNLPNYQIYTRLMIDGVTSRPFSAYTLPPAKAEGEVCTADEIIDASHKRYCRSREVVEREINDWSGMMPAGAEPAPKTDTPASVRPTNPTESSKPATNQTVPISSSLATNHGISGLASLGIEFEAEPGQRQAYSTASSANKSIPRPADSLMQRMARASTQFDSIKEIKKKIQKAGASSDLASALRLEVEPDEPKIPEASKPMVLKKLEEKGESNLSELQKTIKNVLEKDVLKRTVVTPLPTPMPPKPVTPPFVPKPVISQPVIPTPPPPTPPKVIIQAPEPAKQQVTNAPLQQVIKEIPEDVLRRTVQVTEDDKRQRFGNTKRP